The nucleotide window ACCGGTATTATCGTCTTCTCGATTTATATCTCCAGAATAGGATAAAGAGGAAATATTTCCAGAACTATACTCAGATTGGTTATAGTTGGAACTTATGGGATAGAAGTTGCTCTCTCTTAACTGTTCTGACGGAACGATCAGAGACATATTTTGAAGTAATTCTTTTGCAATTCCCAGGGATATAGCATACACCAGATAAGAGTCCCAGGTCTTTATTGATTCAGGAGGAGATTCTTTAAGAGCAGAAAGGTCTGTAAGATATTTTTTGAAATTATCCCATTGCTTGTAGTAAAGACTTCCTTCGGGTGTCCAGCGCCCAAATATTGTTATGAACATACCTGAGCACCTTATCATAACGAACCCGAAAATCCCGATTAAACTGGTCACTACATTTATTTTTGAAGCCAGAGGAAAAGCCTTTGAAGGGAAAAATCCTGAAATCAGAATATAATAAGTAATTGAAGCTATTAGAATAGTTCGGGCAAACCAGTATATATATACATTTCCTGTAAATTGAAAATATTTATCAAATGTAGTGTATACTTGAACTTTTTTATTCCAGGAAGTTAGGAATTTATAGAAATTCTTTTCGCTTTGTAATTCCGTTTCAAGTTTTTTCCAGGAAATTTTTCTTTCGGGAGCATGAGTTTTTAACAGATGAAGTACATCTTTTTCAAAATCTTCCAGCTCGGATAATTTTCCTTCAGCCTCTAAATACATTTCATTGTTAACAAGTTCAACCATAAAATCTCTGAATCCGGATTCTGATGTATGGGACGAGTCCGACTCCGATTTATAGGGTAAGTCTGACTCTGATCTATGGGATGAGTTTAATTCTGAAGTATAGATTGAGCCTATCTCTTCAGGTTTCAAATTTCGCAAAGAGATATAGCCGCGGTTAACAAGGTCCATAATCGTGGCGGTAAATCCGTCTATTGTGGGAGTACCCTTACTTCCCATTACAATAGCATTTACTAATACAGGTTTGGAATTCTCAGGCACTTTTATTTCAAAAGCGTTATCATAAACAATTTTTTGTTCTCTTCCATATCTATAGTATATAAGTAAAGGAAATACAAGAACAAATAGTGCAAACAGAAAAGTCTTCCTATAAAGGCTATTTAAGATCAAGTTTTTCTGTTGGTATACATTTTCAGTAGCTACTATTTTTTCAAGTCCTCTAACCTCATCTACCTTGACAGAACCGAAACCTGAGGATGCAATCCTTGGAAAAACCACTCGGATTTCATACCATTGAGTAGATGGTATTTCTCCTGTCCTTAAACTGATTACATTGTTTTCCATATTTGCTTCCTGTGTATAAGCAACCGGATGAGTCCAGTATCGGATTTCACTTTCGTTTTTCACCGGAAGAATAACATTTCCTTTAAAACTCTTAAGAGGTTTCTCCCATTCGCCTCCCCACAGCTTATAACTTAATTCGGAGACATCCTTGTGAACTTTAACTGCACCATAATAATCGTAAGAAATAAAAAGTGTCACTTTTTCCGGAGTGGAATCTGGAAGCTCGCCTATTAGTCTGTA belongs to Methanosarcina barkeri 3 and includes:
- a CDS encoding DUF2207 domain-containing protein, yielding MEFLNASCEAARGVSLNSALLKTILSKIILLLLLTLCLVSLASAKYSLEGAKTDITVNASGVVHVEESISYAFDGDYADIHRELKALPGESIRNVRGRCSDKACKLKVEPISEGYRLIGELPDSTPEKVTLFISYDYYGAVKVHKDVSELSYKLWGGEWEKPLKSFKGNVILPVKNESEIRYWTHPVAYTQEANMENNVISLRTGEIPSTQWYEIRVVFPRIASSGFGSVKVDEVRGLEKIVATENVYQQKNLILNSLYRKTFLFALFVLVFPLLIYYRYGREQKIVYDNAFEIKVPENSKPVLVNAIVMGSKGTPTIDGFTATIMDLVNRGYISLRNLKPEEIGSIYTSELNSSHRSESDLPYKSESDSSHTSESGFRDFMVELVNNEMYLEAEGKLSELEDFEKDVLHLLKTHAPERKISWKKLETELQSEKNFYKFLTSWNKKVQVYTTFDKYFQFTGNVYIYWFARTILIASITYYILISGFFPSKAFPLASKINVVTSLIGIFGFVMIRCSGMFITIFGRWTPEGSLYYKQWDNFKKYLTDLSALKESPPESIKTWDSYLVYAISLGIAKELLQNMSLIVPSEQLRESNFYPISSNYNQSEYSSGNISSLSYSGDINREDDNTGSS